One genomic region from Labeo rohita strain BAU-BD-2019 chromosome 7, IGBB_LRoh.1.0, whole genome shotgun sequence encodes:
- the LOC127167831 gene encoding cytochrome P450 26B1: protein MLFESFDLVSALATLAACLVSMALLLAVSQQLWQLRWTATRDKSCKLPMPKGSMGFPIIGETCHWFFQGAGFHASRRQKYGNVFKTHLLGRPLIRVTGAENVRKVLMGEHSLVTVDWPQSTSTLLGPNSLANSIGDIHRKRRKIFAKVFSHEALESYLPKIQQVIQETLRVWSSNPDPINVYRESQRLSFHMAVRVLLGFRISEEEMHCLFRTFQDFVENVFSLPIDLPFSGYRKGIRARDSLQMSIEKAIREKPLHTQGKDYTDALDVLLESAKENNTELTMQELKESTIELIFAAFATTASASTSLIMQLLQHPAVLEKLREELRSCGLLHDGCLCQGELRLDSIISLKYLDCVIKEVLRLFAPVSGGYRIATQTFELDGVQVPKGWSVMYSIRDTHDTSAVFKDVEAFDPDRFSPERSEDREGRFHYLPFGGGVRSCLGKQLATLFLKLLAVELAGGSRFELATRTFPRLISVPVVHPTDGLRVKFFGLDSNQNQIMAKSNEMLDATV from the exons ATGCTCTTCGAGAGTTTTGACCTTGTCTCGGCGCTGGCGACGCTGGCTGCGTGTTTAGTGTCCATGGCACTTCTTCTGGCCGTGTCCCAGCAACTCTGGCAGCTGAGATGGACCGCAACACGGGACAAGAGCTGCAAGCTGCCTATGCCCAAGGGCTCCATGGGGTTCCCCATCATTGGAGAAACATGCCACTGGTTCTTTCAG GGTGCGGGTTTCCATGCGTCAAGGAGGCAGAAGTATGGAAACGTATTCAAGACTCACCTGCTCGGACGGCCGCTCATCCGGGTCACGGGGGCAGAGAATGTGCGTAAGGTTTTGATGGGAGAGCACAGCCTGGTCACTGTGGACTGGCCCCAAAGCACCAGCACCCTACTGGGTCCCAACAGTCTGGCCAACTCTATAGGAGACATCCACCGCAAAAGGAGAAAG ATCTTTGCTAAAGTCTTCAGTCATGAGGCTTTGGAGAGCTACCTGCCCAAGATCCAGCAGGTCATTCAGGAGACGCTGCGGGTGTGGAGCTCCAATCCTGACCCCATCAACGTCTATCGTGAGTCCCAGCGGCTCTCCTTTCACATGGCGGTGCGTGTGCTCCTGGGTTTCCGCATCTCTGAAGAGGAGATGCACTGTCTTTTCCGCACTTTCCAGGATTTTGTGGAGAACGTTTTTAGCCTTCCCATCGACCTGCCATTTAGTGGTTATAGAAAg ggcATTCGTGCAAGAGACTCGCTCCAGATGAGCATAGAAAAAGCCATCAGAGAGAAACCACTCCACACTCAGGGGAAAGACTACACTGATGCTCTTGATGTGCTTCTAGAGAGCGCCAAGGAGAACAACACAGAGCTTACGATGCAGGAGCTCAAG GAGTCCACTATTGAGCTGATCTTCGCTGCTTTTGCCACAACAGCCAGCGCCAGCACGTCTCTGATCATGCAGCTGCTGCAACACCCTGCTGTGCTGGAGAAGCTTCGAGAGGAGCTACGGAGTTGCGGCCTGCTGCACGACGGCTGTCTGTGCCAGGGTGAACTGCGACTGGACAGCATCATTAGCCTCAAGTACCTGGACTGCGTGATCAAAGAGGTCCTGCGTCTGTTCGCGCCTGTGTCCGGAGGTTACCGCATTGCCACGCAAACGTTTGAGCTGGAT GGTGTACAGGTGCCCAAAGGTTGGAGTGTCATGTACAGCATCCGTGACACCCACGACACCTCAGCTGTGTTCAAGGACGTGGAGGCCTTCGACCCGGACCGGTTCAGCCCAGAGCGGAGCGAGGATCGCGAGGGCCGCTTCCACTACTTGCCCTTCGGCGGTGGAGTTCGCTCCTGCCTCGGCAAGCAGCTGGCCACTCTCTTCCTTAAACTCCTGGCCGTGGAGCTGGCTGGAGGCAGCCGCTTCGAACTGGCCACGAGGACATTCCCGCGCTTGATTTCGGTGCCCGTGGTGCACCCCACTGACGGCCTGCGTGTAAAATTCTTCGGCCTCGACTCTAACCAGAATCAGATCATGGCCAAGTCGAACGAGATGCTGGATGCCACCGTGTGA